Proteins co-encoded in one Xanthomonas campestris pv. badrii genomic window:
- a CDS encoding integron integrase, with translation MRERLRVRHYSLRTEQAYLSWIRRFILASGKRHPAQMGQAEVEAFLTRLATDAQVSAGTQNQALAALLFLYREVLRIELPRMEHLVRAKRPRRIPVVLAREEVARLLAGMEGTCWLMASLLYGSGMRLMECLRLRIKDVDDARGEIVVRDGKGGKDRRVPLPLSLRDALLRQRERALAVHAADLAAGTGRVFLPHALARKYPNADAEPGWQYLFPSARQSRDPRSGRWGRHHVSEEILQRAVQVARRRAGIAKPATCHTLATFVRHASAGAGHDIRTVQELLGH, from the coding sequence GTGCGTGAACGCCTGCGCGTTCGGCACTACAGCCTGCGCACCGAGCAGGCGTACCTCAGCTGGATACGGCGGTTCATCCTGGCCAGCGGCAAGCGCCATCCGGCGCAGATGGGGCAGGCGGAGGTCGAGGCGTTTCTTACCCGCCTGGCGACCGATGCTCAGGTGTCTGCGGGGACGCAGAACCAGGCCCTGGCTGCGTTGCTGTTTCTCTACCGCGAGGTCCTGCGTATCGAGCTGCCGCGGATGGAACATCTGGTGCGTGCCAAGCGGCCCAGGCGCATCCCGGTGGTGCTGGCGCGGGAGGAAGTTGCACGCCTGCTGGCGGGGATGGAGGGTACGTGTTGGCTGATGGCCAGCCTGCTCTACGGCAGCGGGATGCGGTTGATGGAATGCCTGCGGCTGCGCATCAAGGATGTGGACGACGCACGCGGGGAAATCGTGGTGCGCGATGGCAAAGGCGGCAAGGACCGCCGGGTGCCGCTACCGCTCAGCCTTCGAGATGCGCTCCTGCGTCAGCGCGAACGCGCGCTGGCGGTGCATGCCGCCGATCTTGCGGCCGGTACCGGGCGGGTGTTCCTGCCGCATGCCCTGGCACGGAAATATCCCAATGCGGATGCGGAGCCGGGGTGGCAATACCTGTTTCCGTCTGCGCGCCAATCGCGCGATCCGCGCAGTGGCAGGTGGGGTCGGCATCACGTGTCCGAAGAAATTCTGCAGCGTGCGGTGCAGGTGGCGCGGCGCCGCGCCGGCATCGCCAAGCCGGCCACCTGCCACACCTTGGCGACATTCGTTCGCCACGCATCTGCTGGAGCCGGCCACGATATCCGCACCGTGCAGGAGCTGTTGGGTCACTAG
- a CDS encoding MarR family winged helix-turn-helix transcriptional regulator, whose translation MPATAAVAPLPDPVTEVDQARLLRLLGYRITRTELLVRRMFQECVAAFDLKPVDFSLLMLVDGNPGINQRQIGDVLHVSPPNLAIVVARLVKRRLLRQVRGQQDRRMQHLSLTPAGITLLTEAEAEVLRMERQLSAVLGTSEAPLLRALDRLDRLDTP comes from the coding sequence ATGCCCGCTACCGCCGCTGTTGCACCGTTGCCCGATCCCGTCACCGAGGTGGACCAGGCGCGCCTGCTGCGGCTGCTGGGGTATCGCATCACCCGCACCGAGTTGTTGGTGCGGCGAATGTTCCAGGAGTGCGTGGCGGCCTTCGATCTGAAGCCGGTCGATTTCTCCTTGCTGATGCTGGTGGACGGCAACCCGGGAATCAATCAACGCCAGATCGGCGATGTGTTGCACGTATCGCCGCCGAACCTGGCCATCGTGGTGGCACGGCTGGTCAAGCGCCGGCTGTTGCGGCAGGTGCGCGGGCAGCAGGACCGGCGCATGCAGCATCTGTCGCTGACGCCGGCCGGCATCACCCTGCTGACCGAAGCCGAAGCCGAGGTGCTGCGCATGGAGCGGCAGCTCAGCGCAGTGCTCGGCACCAGCGAGGCGCCGCTGCTGCGCGCGCTCGATCGTCTGGATCGGCTGGACACGCCGTAG
- a CDS encoding SphA family protein, with protein sequence MRWAGGARASWQVRATLGAAALLATGAALAQGVPQSAALTNGLNTGGTSFLDGFTRTTPGWAVVTYLRQTSLDAIKDARGNDVPVFENPRIDSTLLLTQVAYVTPYTLFGGALGINTLVPLINLDASFGRNSIVTLRDNGAGVGDLTFGPYLQMLPVMRNGRPVFSQRFEIDAVAPVGKFDRDRDLNQGAGYWSLVPNYAFTVLPTPKWEISARLNYVYNFRSERRPNLPDGFDFRNGQAGDAGWINFATSWEVAPDVRLGVNAYYLTQFRDNRTNGQRVPDSRQRIFYAGPGGAWRLDASNMLFANLYLPVEVRNAASGNNVNLQYVHVF encoded by the coding sequence ATGCGCTGGGCAGGTGGTGCAAGAGCGTCGTGGCAGGTCCGCGCAACGCTTGGGGCGGCGGCATTGCTTGCCACTGGTGCAGCGCTCGCACAGGGCGTGCCGCAGAGTGCGGCGCTCACCAACGGGCTCAATACCGGCGGGACAAGTTTTCTGGATGGTTTCACCCGCACCACGCCCGGCTGGGCCGTGGTGACCTATCTGCGCCAGACCTCGCTGGATGCGATCAAGGACGCGCGTGGCAACGATGTCCCGGTGTTCGAGAACCCGCGGATCGATTCCACCCTGCTGCTGACCCAGGTCGCCTACGTCACGCCGTACACGCTGTTCGGTGGGGCACTGGGCATCAATACGCTGGTGCCGTTGATCAATCTGGACGCGTCCTTCGGGCGCAACAGCATCGTCACCCTGCGCGACAACGGCGCCGGCGTCGGCGACCTGACCTTCGGCCCGTACCTGCAGATGCTGCCGGTGATGCGCAATGGGCGGCCAGTGTTTTCGCAGCGTTTCGAGATCGATGCCGTGGCACCGGTCGGCAAGTTCGACCGCGACCGCGATCTCAACCAGGGCGCCGGCTACTGGTCGCTGGTGCCGAACTACGCCTTCACCGTGCTGCCCACGCCCAAGTGGGAAATCAGCGCACGCCTCAACTACGTCTACAACTTCCGCAGCGAGCGCCGGCCGAATCTGCCCGACGGATTCGACTTCCGTAACGGGCAGGCCGGCGATGCGGGCTGGATCAACTTCGCCACTTCCTGGGAAGTGGCGCCGGATGTGCGGCTGGGCGTCAACGCCTATTACCTCACCCAATTCCGCGACAACCGCACCAATGGCCAGCGCGTGCCCGACAGCCGGCAACGCATCTTCTACGCCGGTCCGGGCGGCGCGTGGCGGCTGGATGCCAGCAACATGCTGTTTGCCAATCTTTACCTGCCGGTAGAGGTCAGGAATGCGGCCTCCGGCAACAACGTCAACCTGCAGTACGTCCATGTGTTCTAG
- a CDS encoding MFS transporter → MLQSTSTPAPFVLERMTPFQWRAVAICVLLTMLDGFDVMAMAFTAPHVSADWQLSGKWLGVLFSAGLVGMAVGSLVLAPLADRIGRRALTLICLTILTVGMGASALAGNAWQLGALRAFTGIGIGGMLACVAVTAAEYSTARWRSTATVLQATGYPVGATVGGAIAALLLQHWSWPSVFVLGALGSLVCVPLVLAFLPESLEFLMARRPPNAHTRFNAVLARMGMPAAPQLPLPPVQAARQGYAALFVGVVRRQSLLIAGAFFLLMFSFYFVLSWTPKLLATAGLSAAQGVTGGVLLNLGGIAGGLLFSWLALRARLSRLTAGALILVALAMLAFGVSSAVLSWAFVTALLTGAALTAAMGGLYAVAPVVFPAAVRSTGMGWAIGVGRLGAILSPLCAGVLLDAGWTPARLYLACAVPLLFAAAAVVAMRLPDR, encoded by the coding sequence ATGCTCCAAAGCACCTCGACGCCTGCGCCCTTCGTGCTGGAGCGCATGACGCCCTTTCAGTGGCGGGCAGTGGCGATCTGCGTGCTGCTGACAATGCTCGACGGTTTCGACGTGATGGCGATGGCGTTCACCGCGCCGCATGTGTCGGCGGATTGGCAACTGTCGGGAAAGTGGCTGGGGGTGTTGTTCAGTGCCGGACTGGTGGGCATGGCCGTGGGGTCGTTGGTGCTGGCGCCGCTGGCCGACCGTATCGGCCGCCGCGCCCTGACGCTGATCTGCCTGACAATCCTCACCGTGGGCATGGGCGCCTCGGCGCTGGCCGGCAACGCCTGGCAACTGGGGGCGCTGCGGGCGTTCACCGGGATCGGCATCGGCGGCATGCTGGCCTGCGTGGCGGTGACGGCTGCGGAGTATTCCACCGCGCGCTGGCGCAGCACGGCCACGGTGCTGCAGGCCACCGGTTACCCGGTGGGCGCCACGGTGGGCGGGGCGATCGCGGCGCTGCTGTTGCAGCACTGGTCGTGGCCGTCGGTGTTCGTGCTCGGCGCGCTGGGCTCGTTGGTGTGTGTGCCGCTGGTGCTTGCCTTTCTGCCGGAGTCGCTGGAGTTCCTGATGGCTCGCCGGCCGCCGAACGCGCACACCCGCTTCAACGCAGTGCTGGCGCGGATGGGGATGCCGGCAGCGCCGCAACTGCCGCTGCCACCGGTACAGGCGGCCAGGCAGGGTTATGCCGCGCTGTTCGTCGGGGTGGTGCGGCGGCAGTCGCTGCTGATCGCGGGGGCGTTCTTCCTGTTGATGTTCTCGTTCTACTTCGTGCTCAGCTGGACGCCCAAGCTGCTGGCAACGGCGGGGCTGTCCGCCGCCCAGGGCGTGACCGGCGGGGTGCTGTTGAATCTGGGCGGTATCGCGGGCGGCTTGCTGTTCAGTTGGCTGGCGCTGCGCGCGCGGCTGTCGCGGCTCACTGCGGGTGCGCTGATCCTGGTGGCGCTGGCGATGCTCGCGTTCGGGGTGAGCAGCGCGGTGCTGAGCTGGGCGTTCGTGACGGCCCTGCTCACCGGTGCGGCACTGACCGCCGCCATGGGAGGGCTGTATGCAGTGGCGCCGGTGGTGTTCCCGGCGGCCGTACGCTCCACCGGCATGGGCTGGGCGATCGGCGTGGGCCGCTTGGGCGCGATCCTGTCGCCTCTGTGTGCGGGCGTATTGCTGGACGCCGGGTGGACACCGGCCCGGTTGTACCTGGCCTGCGCCGTGCCGCTGCTGTTCGCCGCCGCCGCCGTGGTGGCGATGCGCTTGCCGGATCGCTGA
- a CDS encoding YkgJ family cysteine cluster protein, with the protein MSALVSCRAGCAACCIAPSISSPIPGMPQGKPAGVPCVQLDAQLGCRLFGQPSRPAVCASLRPSVEMCGNSRTQALAMLAALERATQP; encoded by the coding sequence ATGAGCGCCCTTGTGTCCTGCCGCGCGGGCTGTGCCGCCTGCTGCATCGCCCCCTCCATCAGTTCGCCGATTCCGGGCATGCCGCAGGGCAAGCCGGCCGGGGTGCCCTGCGTGCAACTGGATGCGCAGTTGGGCTGCCGCCTGTTCGGGCAGCCGAGCCGGCCGGCGGTCTGCGCGAGCCTGCGTCCGTCAGTGGAGATGTGCGGCAACTCGCGCACGCAGGCATTGGCGATGCTGGCTGCCCTGGAGCGTGCGACGCAGCCTTGA
- a CDS encoding gamma carbonic anhydrase family protein, with translation MTPIRPFLDHTPQLGERVYIDPACTIIGKVSLGDDVSVWPGTVIRGDVNHVQIGARTNVQDGTIIHVSHHSPFNKAGYPTVIGADVTVGHGTILHACSIEDLCLIGMGACVLDGATVKRYGFVGAGAVVGPGKVVGEAELWLGNPARLARTLSDKEIESLHYSAQHYVRLKDQYLGIASAR, from the coding sequence GTGACCCCGATTCGCCCGTTTCTGGACCACACCCCGCAACTGGGCGAGCGCGTCTACATCGACCCGGCCTGCACCATCATCGGCAAGGTGAGCCTGGGCGACGATGTGTCGGTGTGGCCGGGCACGGTGATCCGCGGCGACGTCAACCATGTGCAGATCGGCGCGCGTACCAACGTGCAGGATGGCACCATCATCCACGTCAGCCACCACAGCCCGTTCAACAAGGCCGGCTACCCGACCGTGATCGGCGCCGACGTCACCGTGGGCCACGGCACCATCCTGCATGCCTGCAGCATCGAAGACCTGTGCCTGATCGGCATGGGCGCCTGCGTGCTGGATGGAGCCACCGTCAAACGCTACGGATTTGTCGGTGCAGGTGCAGTGGTCGGCCCGGGCAAGGTGGTCGGCGAGGCAGAGTTGTGGCTGGGCAACCCCGCCCGCCTGGCGCGCACGCTCAGCGACAAGGAAATCGAAAGCCTGCATTACTCGGCCCAGCATTATGTGCGGCTCAAGGATCAGTACCTGGGCATCGCCAGCGCGCGCTGA
- a CDS encoding DUF2167 domain-containing protein has protein sequence MHTSVVMRGLLAACLLVASPLLLAVPAEAADQAQVLSALQYHDGHIAVPQAKAHFDLDPAFRYLDKADTRRVLEQLWGNPPDDSVLGMIVPRTPALDAPDSWAVVVTYSDEGYVSDEDAARIDYSELLEQMQKGTAEDNAARREQGYGTVDLLGWAVPPRYDAGSKKLYWAKELRFDGAQQHTLNYDIRVLGRSGYLSLNAVAGMGQLEQVRQGMQQLLPMTEFDQGARYADHNPSTDKIASYGLAGLIGGGLAAKAGLFAKLGLLLAKGWKLVLFGVLALGAGIKRVFAGRKANANG, from the coding sequence ATGCACACGTCCGTTGTCATGCGCGGCCTGCTGGCCGCCTGCCTGCTTGTCGCAAGCCCGCTGCTGCTCGCCGTACCGGCCGAGGCCGCGGACCAGGCGCAAGTGCTCTCTGCGCTGCAGTATCACGACGGCCATATCGCCGTGCCGCAGGCCAAGGCGCACTTCGATCTGGACCCGGCCTTCCGTTACCTCGACAAGGCCGATACGCGCCGCGTGCTCGAGCAGCTGTGGGGCAACCCGCCCGACGACAGCGTGCTGGGCATGATCGTGCCGCGCACGCCTGCGCTGGATGCACCGGACAGCTGGGCGGTGGTGGTGACCTATAGCGATGAGGGCTATGTGTCCGACGAGGACGCCGCCAGGATCGATTACAGCGAATTGCTGGAACAGATGCAGAAGGGTACCGCCGAGGACAACGCCGCACGGCGCGAACAGGGGTACGGCACGGTCGACCTGCTCGGCTGGGCCGTGCCGCCGCGCTACGACGCCGGCAGCAAGAAGCTCTACTGGGCAAAGGAACTGCGCTTCGATGGCGCCCAGCAGCACACCCTCAACTACGACATCCGCGTGTTGGGGCGCAGCGGCTATCTCAGCCTCAACGCCGTCGCCGGCATGGGCCAGCTCGAGCAGGTGCGTCAGGGCATGCAGCAGCTGCTGCCGATGACCGAGTTCGACCAGGGCGCACGCTATGCCGACCACAACCCGTCCACCGACAAGATCGCCAGCTATGGCCTGGCCGGTCTGATCGGTGGTGGCCTGGCGGCCAAGGCCGGGCTGTTCGCCAAGCTGGGCCTGCTGCTGGCCAAGGGCTGGAAGCTGGTGCTGTTCGGCGTGCTGGCGCTGGGCGCCGGCATCAAGCGCGTCTTTGCCGGGCGCAAGGCCAACGCCAACGGGTGA
- the ilvD gene encoding dihydroxy-acid dehydratase, whose product MPEYRSKTSTHGRNMAGARALWRATGMKDGDFHKPIIAIANSFTQFVPGHVHLKDLGQLVAREIERVGGVAKEFDTIAVDDGIAMGHDGMLYSLPSREIIADSVEYMVNAHCADALVCISNCDKITPGMLMAALRLNIPTVFVSGGPMEAGKTKLAEHKLDLIDAMVIAADDSASDEKVAEFERSACPTCGSCSGMFTANSMNCLTEALGLSLPGNGTVVATHADREQLFLRAGRAAVELCHRWYGGEDPTALPRGIATFDAFENAMTLDIAMGGSTNTILHLLAAAQEAEVPFDMRDIDRLSKRVPQLCKVAPNTPKYHIEDVHRAGGIMAILGELARGGLLHTDAATVHARTLADAIAQWDITQTDDDKVHTFYKAGPAGIPTQIAFSQATRWDSLDADRSDGCIRDVAHAFSQEGGLAVLYGNIARDGCVVKTAGVDESIHVFEGNARVYESQDAAVKGILADEVVAGDIVVIRYEGPKGGPGMQEMLYPTSYLKSKGLGKQCALLTDGRFSGGTSGLSIGHASPEAAAGGAIGLVRDGDKILIDIPNRSINLLISDAELALRRAEQDAKGWKPVELRPRKVTTALKAYALLATSADKGAVRDKALLDG is encoded by the coding sequence ATGCCCGAATACCGCTCCAAGACCTCCACCCACGGCCGCAACATGGCCGGCGCGCGCGCGTTGTGGCGCGCCACCGGCATGAAGGACGGCGACTTCCACAAGCCCATCATCGCCATCGCCAACTCGTTCACCCAGTTCGTGCCGGGGCATGTGCACCTGAAGGATCTCGGGCAGTTGGTGGCGCGCGAGATCGAGCGCGTCGGCGGGGTGGCCAAGGAGTTCGACACCATCGCCGTGGACGACGGCATCGCGATGGGCCACGACGGCATGCTGTATTCGCTGCCCAGCCGCGAAATCATCGCCGATTCGGTCGAATACATGGTCAACGCGCACTGCGCCGATGCGCTGGTGTGCATTTCCAACTGCGACAAGATCACCCCCGGCATGTTGATGGCTGCGCTGCGGCTCAACATTCCCACCGTGTTCGTCTCCGGCGGCCCGATGGAAGCCGGCAAGACCAAGCTGGCCGAGCACAAGCTCGACCTGATCGATGCGATGGTGATCGCCGCCGACGACAGCGCCTCCGACGAAAAGGTCGCCGAATTCGAACGCAGCGCCTGCCCCACCTGCGGCTCGTGCTCGGGCATGTTCACCGCCAACTCGATGAACTGCCTGACCGAAGCGCTGGGGCTGTCGCTGCCGGGCAACGGCACCGTGGTGGCAACGCACGCCGACCGCGAACAACTGTTCCTGCGTGCCGGACGCGCCGCAGTAGAACTGTGCCACCGCTGGTATGGCGGCGAAGATCCCACCGCATTGCCGCGCGGCATCGCCACCTTCGACGCCTTCGAAAATGCGATGACGCTGGATATCGCCATGGGTGGCTCGACCAACACCATCCTGCACCTGCTCGCCGCCGCGCAGGAGGCCGAAGTGCCGTTCGACATGCGCGATATCGACCGCTTGTCCAAGCGCGTACCGCAGCTATGCAAGGTGGCGCCGAATACACCGAAATACCATATCGAAGACGTGCATCGCGCCGGCGGCATCATGGCCATTCTTGGCGAGCTGGCACGCGGCGGCTTGCTGCACACCGATGCAGCCACCGTGCATGCGCGCACCCTGGCCGATGCCATCGCGCAATGGGACATCACCCAGACCGACGATGACAAGGTGCACACGTTCTACAAGGCCGGCCCGGCCGGCATTCCCACCCAGATTGCCTTCAGCCAGGCCACGCGCTGGGACTCCCTGGATGCCGACCGCAGCGACGGCTGTATCCGCGACGTGGCGCATGCGTTCTCGCAGGAAGGTGGCCTGGCCGTGCTGTACGGCAATATCGCCCGCGACGGCTGCGTGGTGAAAACCGCCGGCGTGGATGAATCCATCCACGTGTTCGAAGGCAATGCACGTGTGTACGAGAGCCAGGACGCAGCGGTCAAAGGCATCCTGGCCGACGAGGTGGTCGCCGGCGACATCGTCGTGATCCGCTACGAAGGTCCCAAGGGCGGCCCCGGCATGCAGGAGATGCTGTACCCCACCAGCTACCTGAAATCCAAGGGCCTGGGCAAGCAATGCGCCCTGCTCACCGACGGCCGCTTCTCCGGCGGCACCTCGGGCCTGTCGATCGGCCACGCCTCACCGGAAGCAGCCGCAGGCGGCGCCATCGGCCTGGTGCGTGATGGCGACAAGATCCTGATCGACATCCCCAACCGCTCGATCAATCTGCTGATCTCGGACGCGGAACTCGCCCTTCGTCGTGCAGAGCAGGATGCCAAGGGCTGGAAGCCGGTGGAGCTGCGCCCACGCAAGGTCACCACCGCGCTGAAGGCGTATGCGTTGCTGGCGACCAGCGCGGACAAGGGCGCGGTGCGGGATAAGGCGTTGTTGGACGGTTGA
- a CDS encoding benzaldehyde dehydrogenase, translated as MNALPSAAVAAIDTPAWHGCIFNGEWVPGHGGSLPIHEPATGGLLHEVSKADLDDVAAAVAQAKQAQRAWAATSPRERAAIFHRAAQVMQARSAEAALLIARETGGILPKAQREVDEAVVFYQQAAGLPLQAVGQVLPTASGQLSLARHLPLGVVAVISPFNFPLILSLRSVAPALAMGNAVILKPDPRTPYTGGVIIAQVLEEAGLPKGLLHVLNGDAQIGQALVESPDIPMIAFTGSTAAGRRIGEIAGRHLKKVALELGGNNAVIVLDDADLDRAASAIAFGAYLHQGQICMATGRVLVQRSVADALTQRLAEKARHMPVGDPVSGTVALGPIIDQRQLQRVIDIVADSVAAGAVVEAGGTNEGLFYAATVLSNVRPGMRVFDEEVFGPVINITVFDTDEEAAQMANHGEYGLAAGIMSASVSRAMALGERLHPGLLHINDQTVVDEVINPFGGTGASGNGTSVGGPADWEQYTHWQWLTIKNEVPQYPF; from the coding sequence ATGAATGCTCTTCCCAGCGCAGCGGTCGCTGCGATCGATACGCCCGCTTGGCACGGCTGCATTTTCAATGGCGAGTGGGTGCCCGGCCACGGCGGCAGCCTGCCGATCCATGAGCCGGCCACCGGTGGCTTGCTGCACGAGGTCAGCAAGGCCGATCTGGACGACGTGGCGGCTGCCGTGGCGCAGGCCAAGCAGGCACAGCGCGCCTGGGCTGCCACCTCGCCGCGCGAGCGCGCCGCGATCTTTCATCGCGCCGCCCAGGTGATGCAGGCGCGCAGTGCCGAAGCTGCGCTGCTGATCGCACGCGAAACCGGTGGCATCCTGCCCAAGGCCCAGCGCGAAGTGGATGAAGCCGTGGTGTTCTACCAACAGGCCGCCGGGTTGCCGCTGCAGGCGGTGGGCCAGGTGCTGCCAACCGCTTCAGGCCAACTCAGCCTTGCCCGGCATCTGCCGCTGGGCGTGGTGGCGGTGATCTCGCCGTTCAATTTTCCGCTGATCCTGTCGCTGCGCTCGGTGGCGCCGGCGCTGGCCATGGGCAACGCGGTGATCCTCAAGCCCGACCCGCGCACCCCTTACACCGGCGGAGTGATCATCGCGCAGGTGCTGGAAGAAGCCGGCCTGCCCAAGGGCTTGCTGCACGTGCTCAATGGCGATGCGCAGATCGGCCAGGCACTGGTGGAGTCGCCGGATATCCCGATGATCGCCTTCACCGGCTCCACTGCGGCTGGCCGCCGCATCGGCGAAATTGCCGGGCGACACCTGAAAAAAGTGGCCTTGGAACTGGGCGGCAACAACGCGGTGATCGTGCTCGACGATGCCGATCTGGATCGCGCCGCCTCGGCCATCGCCTTCGGTGCCTATCTGCACCAGGGACAGATCTGCATGGCCACCGGCCGGGTCTTGGTTCAACGCAGTGTGGCCGATGCGCTGACCCAGCGGTTGGCGGAAAAAGCACGGCATATGCCGGTGGGCGACCCGGTCAGCGGCACCGTGGCCCTGGGCCCCATCATCGACCAGCGCCAGCTGCAACGGGTGATCGACATCGTCGCCGACAGTGTGGCCGCCGGCGCGGTGGTGGAAGCCGGCGGAACCAACGAAGGGCTGTTCTATGCGGCCACCGTGCTGTCGAACGTGCGCCCGGGCATGCGCGTGTTCGATGAAGAGGTGTTCGGGCCAGTGATCAATATCACCGTGTTCGATACCGATGAAGAAGCTGCGCAGATGGCCAACCACGGTGAGTACGGCCTGGCCGCCGGGATCATGTCGGCCTCGGTGTCGCGCGCGATGGCCCTGGGCGAGCGCCTGCATCCGGGCCTGCTGCACATCAACGACCAGACCGTGGTGGATGAGGTGATCAACCCGTTTGGGGGTACCGGTGCGTCGGGCAACGGCACCAGCGTTGGTGGCCCGGCCGACTGGGAGCAGTACACGCACTGGCAGTGGCTGACGATCAAGAACGAGGTGCCGCAGTACCCGTTCTGA
- a CDS encoding coniferyl-alcohol dehydrogenase yields MNLQNKTIVVTGVASGIGAEVARLARFHGATVIGVDRTPVQMTLHGFHQADLGDPASIDALVSALPERIDALANVAGVPGTAPLDAVARVNYLGLRHLSHALLPRIVPGGAIINVASILGAEWPQRLELHKQLAAADSFQAGAAWLAAHPVAHDTCYQYFKEALIVWTLLQSRPWFAERGIRVNNVSPGPVFTPILGDFAAMLGEERVKEDAKRMTRPAYADEVAEAIVFLASDAARWINGITLPVDGGLASTTL; encoded by the coding sequence ATGAATTTGCAGAACAAGACGATCGTGGTGACCGGTGTGGCCTCGGGCATCGGCGCAGAGGTCGCACGGCTGGCGCGGTTTCATGGCGCCACGGTGATCGGGGTGGATCGCACGCCGGTGCAGATGACGCTGCACGGCTTTCATCAGGCCGACCTGGGCGACCCGGCGTCGATCGATGCGCTGGTCAGCGCCTTGCCGGAACGTATCGATGCGCTGGCCAATGTGGCAGGTGTGCCCGGCACCGCGCCGCTGGATGCGGTGGCACGCGTCAATTACCTGGGCTTGCGTCATCTCAGCCACGCGTTGCTGCCGCGCATCGTCCCGGGCGGTGCCATCATCAACGTCGCCTCGATCCTTGGCGCGGAGTGGCCGCAGCGACTGGAGCTGCACAAGCAGCTGGCCGCCGCCGACAGTTTCCAGGCCGGCGCTGCCTGGCTGGCCGCGCATCCGGTGGCCCACGACACCTGCTACCAGTATTTCAAGGAAGCCTTGATCGTGTGGACCTTGCTGCAATCGCGCCCCTGGTTTGCCGAGCGCGGCATCCGCGTCAACAACGTGTCTCCCGGGCCGGTGTTCACCCCGATCCTGGGCGACTTCGCCGCGATGCTGGGCGAGGAGCGCGTCAAGGAAGATGCCAAGCGCATGACCCGCCCGGCGTATGCCGACGAGGTGGCCGAGGCCATCGTGTTCCTGGCATCGGATGCCGCGCGCTGGATCAATGGCATCACCCTGCCGGTCGATGGCGGGCTGGCATCCACCACGCTGTAG
- a CDS encoding HD-GYP domain-containing protein codes for MLRTIDSDQLRPGMYVYKLLGAWVHHPFWKTSFLVDSDDVDKIHGSRIEQLVIDTARGLDVDAGTPETEAADATPPEPEPEPPEPASSTRALRTSSVTAQVGIEAEVVRARRIFEDGRDTVEEMFRDVRLGRTVDTEAAMPLVEAINDSVLRHPQALISVARLKTADDYTYLHSMAVAGLMSGLARQLGLPDAQVVEAAMGGLLHDMGKAVTPLDILNKPGRLTNEEMEVMRQHPLDGHRLLVAGGVQNAVVLEIALHHHEKMDGSGYPSRLVGEEISLMSRMGAVCDVYDAISSDRPYKRGWDPAESLKQMASWKGHFDPVIFQAFVRRLGIYPVGSLVRLESQKLAVVIEQTPDALLKPKVRVFYSAKLRSHVLLQDIDLSRPDCQDRIEKMETPSDWGFRDLEKLWLP; via the coding sequence ATGCTCAGAACCATCGACTCCGACCAACTTCGCCCCGGCATGTATGTCTACAAGCTGCTGGGCGCGTGGGTGCACCATCCGTTCTGGAAAACCTCGTTCCTGGTCGATTCGGACGACGTGGACAAGATCCACGGCAGCCGGATCGAGCAACTGGTGATCGACACCGCGCGTGGGCTGGATGTGGACGCGGGGACGCCGGAAACGGAAGCGGCCGATGCCACGCCACCGGAACCGGAGCCGGAGCCGCCGGAGCCGGCATCCAGCACGCGCGCGCTGCGCACCAGCAGCGTCACTGCGCAGGTCGGCATCGAGGCCGAAGTGGTGCGCGCGCGGCGCATTTTCGAAGATGGGCGCGACACCGTGGAGGAGATGTTTCGCGACGTGCGGCTCGGCCGTACCGTCGACACCGAGGCGGCCATGCCGCTGGTGGAAGCCATCAACGATTCGGTGCTGCGTCACCCGCAGGCGCTGATCAGCGTGGCGCGGCTCAAGACCGCCGACGACTACACCTATCTGCACTCGATGGCCGTGGCCGGGCTGATGAGCGGGCTCGCCCGCCAGCTCGGCCTGCCCGATGCGCAGGTGGTGGAAGCGGCGATGGGTGGCCTGCTGCACGACATGGGCAAGGCGGTGACGCCGCTGGACATCCTCAACAAGCCGGGCCGGCTCACCAACGAAGAAATGGAGGTCATGCGCCAGCATCCGCTGGATGGCCATCGCCTGCTGGTGGCCGGCGGCGTGCAGAACGCGGTGGTGCTGGAAATCGCCCTGCATCATCACGAAAAGATGGATGGCAGCGGTTATCCCAGCCGGCTGGTCGGCGAAGAGATCTCGCTGATGTCGCGGATGGGCGCGGTCTGCGATGTCTACGACGCCATCAGTTCCGACCGCCCCTATAAACGCGGCTGGGATCCGGCCGAATCGCTCAAGCAGATGGCCTCGTGGAAAGGCCACTTCGACCCGGTGATCTTCCAGGCGTTCGTGCGCCGGCTGGGGATCTATCCGGTTGGTTCGCTGGTGCGGCTGGAATCGCAGAAGCTGGCCGTGGTGATCGAACAGACCCCGGACGCCCTGCTCAAACCGAAGGTGCGGGTGTTCTACTCGGCCAAGCTGCGCAGCCATGTGCTGTTGCAGGACATCGACCTGTCGCGTCCGGACTGCCAGGACCGGATCGAAAAGATGGAAACCCCGAGCGACTGGGGCTTTCGCGATCTCGAGAAACTCTGGCTGCCCTGA